GGTGGCAACCAGGTTTTCCTGGTCGATCTCGAGGATTTTGTCCATCCGCTCGGTGGTCAGGACGATCCCCCCTTTGGTCGGCAGCGAACCGCCGGTGAAGCCGCTGCCGGCGCCGCGCGGGAAGACCGGGATCCGTTCGGCGTTGGCCAGTTGCATGATGCGGGCGATCTCCGCCGTGGAAGCGGGGCGGACCACCACCTCGGGCAGAAACTTCTGCTGGGTGGCGTCGTAGCTGTAGAGAATCAGGTCGGCCTTGTCCGTGTAGACGTTGCTGGCGCCGACGATCTCCTGCAGGGTTTTGATGATGCGGGGTTCGAGCATTGATCACAGTCCTCGATTGATTGTAGGGGCGAATCTTGTATTCGCCCAAGGGCGATCACCAGGATCGCCCCTACCAGATTATTTCACCATCGGCAAAACCGTCCCGCCATCGGGAATGATCACCGTGCGCGGATTCGGGGGCAGCTTTGCAAATGCCATCCGCAGCGCCTCGTCGAGATCGGCGGCCTTCTCCATTCCCATCTGCCGGGTTTCTTCCTCCCCCAGTTCGCTGACCAGGATGACCCGGTAACGCCTTGCCTTCATCAGGGTCGAGTAGGCGGTCTGGCCGTTGATCTCGTAGCGCTCGCGCAGGGCCGCCTCGAAGGCGTCCGGGTCCCGGTGGCGGAACCAGTCGAAGAAGGTGGCGTTGCCGAAGCCGTCCGGGCAGGCGGCGAGCAGGATGAGGGTGCCGCCTGCGCGCAGCGCGCCGACCCCGTAGTCGAGGGACTTGTGCGCCTGAATGAAGTTGATGTCCTTCGGCTGGCCGCCGCAGGAGACCACCGCCAGATCGGCCGGTGCGTCCAGCCCGACCGCGTAGAGCTTGCGGACCAGGTCGCAGGCGGCCAGATGCGCCTGCTCCATGTCGCCGGCGAAGACCACCAGCATCTCTTTCTGCGGCGACAGGACGGTGTTGAGCAGAAAATCCGGCTCGACCATGCGCGCCGCCGCCAGGATCGCCTCGTGCACCGGGTTCCCTTCCAGTACGCCGGTGGCCGCCCGGGGATGCCGGCCGCCGATTTCCGGCGGGTTGAGGACCCGGAAGTGCGTCGCCATGCAGGTTTCGCGCGCCGCCACCCCGGGGACCAGCCCCTTGCGGCCGCCGCCGAAACCGGCGAAGTAGTGGAAGCCGACGGTGCCGGTGACGATCACCCGGTCGGCTTCCATGACCCGGCGATTGACGGTGGCCGTCATGCCGTCGGCGGTGGCACCGATGGTCACCAGTTCGGCCGGGTTGTCGCAGTCGTGGTCGACGACCCGGATGCGGCCGAAGAGGGGACCGAGAATCTTGCGGTGCTCGCCTTCCGTCTGCTTCCGGTGGATGCCGAGGCCGACGAGGATCTCGATATCGTGGTCCGGAATGCCGCAGGCGTTGAGCCGCTCGACCAGCACCGGCAGGTAGACTTCGCTGCCGGTGTAGCGGGTGATGTCGGAGGTGACGACGACGACTTTTTCCCCCGGCCGGACGATCTCTTCCAGGGTGGGGGAGCCGATAGGAGCCTGCAGAGCATCGCGCACCAGCGCCGCCGGATCGGCGGGGGAGGGCGGCACCGTCGCCGTCAGGACGCGGGCTCCGTCGAGGCGGCAGGCATAGGTTCGGCTGCCGTATTTCAGCTCCAATTCGGCCATTGCTGACCTCCCGGGTAATTTGACCATGATACGGATTTTGCTCTAAAAGTGCAACCGTTCCGGTGTTTCCAGCTGATCGTTTCAGCTTGGATTTTTGATCCGAAAAAAATTACTCACGCGAAGCCGCGAAGAACGCGAAGTAAAAT
This DNA window, taken from Desulfuromonadales bacterium, encodes the following:
- a CDS encoding FAD-binding oxidoreductase translates to MLEPRIIKTLQEIVGASNVYTDKADLILYSYDATQQKFLPEVVVRPASTAEIARIMQLANAERIPVFPRGAGSGFTGGSLPTKGGIVLTTERMDKILEIDQENLVAT
- the larA gene encoding nickel-dependent lactate racemase, with the protein product MAELELKYGSRTYACRLDGARVLTATVPPSPADPAALVRDALQAPIGSPTLEEIVRPGEKVVVVTSDITRYTGSEVYLPVLVERLNACGIPDHDIEILVGLGIHRKQTEGEHRKILGPLFGRIRVVDHDCDNPAELVTIGATADGMTATVNRRVMEADRVIVTGTVGFHYFAGFGGGRKGLVPGVAARETCMATHFRVLNPPEIGGRHPRAATGVLEGNPVHEAILAAARMVEPDFLLNTVLSPQKEMLVVFAGDMEQAHLAACDLVRKLYAVGLDAPADLAVVSCGGQPKDINFIQAHKSLDYGVGALRAGGTLILLAACPDGFGNATFFDWFRHRDPDAFEAALRERYEINGQTAYSTLMKARRYRVILVSELGEEETRQMGMEKAADLDEALRMAFAKLPPNPRTVIIPDGGTVLPMVK